CTAGGTCAGAGCGTTGGTCGCAAGGATGATGACCGGCGAACTTAATAACCCCACGCGGTAGGATACCCGTGGACGTTTTAATTTATTGAAGATTAAATAATGACTGAATCTTTTGCTCAACTCTTTGAAGAGTTTCTAAACGAAACAGAATTCCAACAAGGCAGCATCGTTAAAGGTACTGTAGTAGCTATCGAGAACGGTTTCGTTCTTGTTGACGCTGGTCTTAAGTCTGAATCTGCTATCCCTGCTGAACAATTCAAGAACGCTGCTGGCGAACTTGAAGTTGAAGTTGGTGCTGAAGTAGACGTAGCGCTAGACGCTGTTGAAGATGGTTTCGGTGAAACTCAACTTTCTCGTGAGAAAGCTAAGCGTCACGAAGCTTGGATCGTACTTGAGAAGGCTTGCGAAGAAGCTGAAACTGTTGTTGGTATCATCAACGGTAAAGTTAAAGGCGGTTTCACTGTTGAACTAAACGGTATCCGTGCTTTCCTTCCTGGTTCACTAGTTGACGTACGTCCTATCCGTGACACTGCTCACCTAGAAAACAAAGAGCTAGAGTTCAAAGTTATTAAACTTGACCAGAAGCGTAACAACGTAGTTGTATCTCGTCGTGCAGTAATCGAGTCTGAGAACAGCGTTGAACGTGATGAGCTTCTAGAAACTCTACAAGAAGGCGCAGAAGTTAAAGGTATCGTTAAGAACCTTACTGACTACGGTGCATTCGTAGACCTAGGCGGTGTTGACGGCCTACTACACATCACTGACATGGCTTGGAAGCGCGTTAAGCACCCTTCTGAGATCGTAAACGTTGGTGACGAGATCCAAGTTAAAGTTCTTAAGTTCGACCGTGAGCGTACTCGCGTATCACTAGGTCTTAAGCAGCTAGGCGAAGATCCATGGGTAGCAATCGCTAAGCGTTACCCAGAAGGTCACAAACTATCTGGTCGCGTTACTAACCTAACTGACTACGGCTGTTTCGTTGAAATCGAAGAAGGCGTTGAAGGTCTAGTACACGTTTCTGAAATGGATTGGACTAACAAGAACATCCACCCATCTAAAGTTGTTAATGTTGGCGACGAAGTTGAGGTTATGGTTCTTGAAATCGACGAAGAGCGTCGTCGTATCTCTCTAGGTCTGAAACAGTGTAAAGCTAACCCATGGCAGTCTTTCGCTGAAGCGCAAGCTAAAGGCGACAAAGTAACTGGTAAGATCAAGTCTATCACTGACTTTGGTATCTTCATCGGTCTAGAAGGCGGCATCGACGGTCTAGTACACCTATCTGACATTTCTTGGAATGTTGCTGGCGAAGAAGCTGTTCGCGAGTACAAGAAAGGCGACGAGATCTCTGCAGTTGTTCTAGCAGTAGACGCAGAGCGTGAGCGTATTTCTCTTGGCGTTAAGCAAATGGAAAACGACCCATTCAATGCTTACG
The sequence above is drawn from the Vibrio sinaloensis genome and encodes:
- the rpsA gene encoding 30S ribosomal protein S1; its protein translation is MTESFAQLFEEFLNETEFQQGSIVKGTVVAIENGFVLVDAGLKSESAIPAEQFKNAAGELEVEVGAEVDVALDAVEDGFGETQLSREKAKRHEAWIVLEKACEEAETVVGIINGKVKGGFTVELNGIRAFLPGSLVDVRPIRDTAHLENKELEFKVIKLDQKRNNVVVSRRAVIESENSVERDELLETLQEGAEVKGIVKNLTDYGAFVDLGGVDGLLHITDMAWKRVKHPSEIVNVGDEIQVKVLKFDRERTRVSLGLKQLGEDPWVAIAKRYPEGHKLSGRVTNLTDYGCFVEIEEGVEGLVHVSEMDWTNKNIHPSKVVNVGDEVEVMVLEIDEERRRISLGLKQCKANPWQSFAEAQAKGDKVTGKIKSITDFGIFIGLEGGIDGLVHLSDISWNVAGEEAVREYKKGDEISAVVLAVDAERERISLGVKQMENDPFNAYVADNKKGALVNGTVTAVDAKGATIELEEGVEGYIRASEVSRDRVEDASLILSAGDSVEAKFTGVDRKNRVINLSIKAKDEAEEQEAMASLNKADDASFGNAMADAFKAAKGE